The Quercus lobata isolate SW786 chromosome 9, ValleyOak3.0 Primary Assembly, whole genome shotgun sequence region TGACCTTGTCGGGTTGAGAATTTTCTAACCTAACTCACATGGGTCGAGTTGATGGGTtatgcatatatattttatgcctTATAAAAGTTGggatttcattaattatttaaacattattttcaataaattattacaatccatttaatatgcttaaattatattctaaattccaaaaataattctcaaaataccaaaatcaatcaaacagtaagggtcatatttttatgtattgcCATATCCGAGATCAAAACGTAGTTTTTATGTAATTCATTCTAAGTTTAAGCTTGTCACATTTTATCTACAACTAGGATAAATCGAAAACACAATACTGCTCAAGAAATGTTGAAATTGCAATTCTGGCTACTTGTCAATCTATTGAGAATAAATGAATCTCAATACATGTCTCAACACCTCTCGATCCATAGAGACTTGggaaaactaaacaaaaattttctgtTTTAGCTTGCAGTGACTTGGCCTTTCTAGAGATTCATGCACTAGGGTTCCATAGCATATAAAagatattttatcatcttcatcatAGATATAGAAAGACACACGCATAACAAGGAGTTGTTGCAACGTTTGTGCACTTCGGGTTTTGCACCAAGATGATACCGGTATAAGGAAATTCGCACACGCACACTATTTCTTTCAATCTAAAGCTTCATTTTTAAGGAACACGATTCAAAATAATATCTTAATAAGGACGTGCTTGGACACACTTAGAAACAGTATAACAGTAACACTTTATAACATCCTTAATGCTTTAATTGTTCAATAAAGCTTTCGAAATTCTTAAAAGAGGATCCACCTTCAGTTACACTCGTTTTGGCCATTTTCTTTAGCTTCAGTGCATTTGTTTTTATACCATCATCAGAGAGCAgtgtttctatttttgttttgatttcattCCTCGTGATGAACCCATTTTCATCTGGGGTTAACCCTAAACCAATCATCCAAACATCACATATGTAACACCTATTATGTAATTGGTCTATAAAGAAAGGCCAACATAGAAATCGGACTCCTATGCTTATACCCTCCAAGGTTGAATTCCATCCACAAAGGCTTAGAAAACATGCAATAGAAGGATGGTCTAACACCTTCTCTTGAGGTGCCCATTCAACAATCATTCCACGATCATTTAGTCTTGTTCTAAACACAAGCAAGAATTCAGCAAGTGCTCCATCTGTTATGTCTGATCCAACAACCCACAAAAATGGCTTGCCTATGAGTTCAAGACCAAGTACTAGTTCATCAAACTGTTGCTGCCTGAAGATTGCTAAGCTACCAAAAGCAACATAAATGACTAAACCCACAGGTTGTTTATCAAGCCAACATAGACAAGTTGAATTCTGAGGCCAAAAGCTTCCAACATAATTGCTTAATTGATTGCCCAAAAGTAATGGGCCAACAGGTTTGATCCCAGGAATTAAATCGCAGGCCAGTGAGTCAAGTTCATGAAATGAGTTACTGAGAAGCCAGTTGCATTGTTTCACATAATGGGTCACTCTTGAAgaataatattcaaaaataatgttttgCATCTTTGAGTCTCCTGAAAAGCTCCAAGGCAGCTCAGTGCTACTCCATGCTGGGATTTCCTTTGACAACCAAATCAAGTAACCTTTTATTAGAGTTCCTACAAGGtggttcaactttttttttatcaaaattaaacaaGTATATGTCACTAATTATGTGGATGGTACATTCTTATCCTTTTTCACATTTCTTATACCAAATATTAAATACTGAACATGCTTGATTATGAGTTGCTCAATTAGGTATCAACATGTAAAGCAAAATCTTTTTTAGTAACGTAAACAAGTTAGACTTGTTAATAGAAGCCAGATATTGCCTTCAATATCTATGATTCCGTACTCAATAAACTTTGGGATACtgataagggtatttttggaataaaaaattaattcttaaaCAATAAGAGCCCATTAGTAAAAAGTAAAGCCGACGGTGCCAATCCCCAAAGGAGCCATCAGTCTCGTGGAAGGTCCGTCTGGAACCTTGAGCCCTACACCAGCAGAAGCTAATGGCTGAGCAGATGGACCCCTGTTAAGTTGACAGATACACTTTTGTACTAAGCGAACGGATCACATCAACAGAAGGATGGGCATACCGACGGATCTAACGTGGCCTTGCGTGGTCTCCACGCACGTTCTCATATGGAAATATCTTGCACACCACGCACAAAGAACCTACTCCACGACTTTTGCCTTCCCAGTATGGAAGGTATCCCCAAGATCTCGGTGTCATTAACTCCACCTCCTCCCTATAAGGAAAACTCTATCTTCTCAGGATCTAGGTCTCCTACGCATCACTATAAAAACCACAGGTCTCCTCCTTTCCAAGGTACGCAGAAAATTCCTAGCTCTCTCACTATAGAGTTCTTGGAGATTTCTCATTCACTGACTTAACCTTCGGAAGGTCTTTGGCCGACACCCTACAGGTACTCTCTATTAGGTTCTTGGTTTCTTGTTCTTTAGGTACCCATTAAAGCGCTCGAGGACAATCAACTCATTGAtgatttttgtgcatcatcagttggcaccGTTTGTAAGGATGAGTGATTGGCCATATCACCACTTCTAAGAAAAAGAACTGCATGGTCCAGACGCAATCAATGGCTACCATCAACCAGGAGACAAGGAACCCCTCCAATGCCTTGGAAAGACAAGTGCAAACCCTAGCAGCAACAATTGAACGGCTCACCCAGTGCAACCAGGAGTTGGAGTTGTAGCTAAACCAAAGGAATGAGTGACGGCCCGAAGATCAGTGCGATGGATGGGACAACAAGGAATAGAACGGCAGCCACCTCCCGATGGAAGACTGACAGAAGAGGGAGGATCAGGAAGAAAGCAAAGTCCTTAGCAGGTGAGACAGGCAGGAAGACACCAACTACTTGTTGGAACTAGAAATTAGCACAATGCACATGGCTCAAGACATGCAGATGATGAAGGACAAAATGGACATGATGATGAACACCATGAGGGGACAAGTATCCACCAACCTAAACAAGCTAGTTCAGCAGACAGACTCACCTTTTATAGCACAGGTAACTTCTTTCCCCCTTCCAACCAAGTTCCGGATGTTGCAAGTGGAAGCATACAATGGGTCACAGGACCCACTCGACCATTTGGAGTCATTCAAGACCCTTATGCACCTACAAAGGATTCCAGATAAGATTATGTGCAGGGCATTCGCCACTACGCTCAAAGGACCAGCAAGAGTATGGTTCAGCAAACTGACCCCCAACACCGTCTCTACCTTCAAGGAGTTGAGCGGACACTTTGTCACCCACTTTATCGAAGGGAAGAGGTACAAGAGGTCCTCAAAAAACCTATTGAACATTAAGCAATGGGAAGACGAAAGCCTGAGGTCATACGTGACTCGTTTCAACAAGGAGGCCCTTTTGATTGACAAGACTGACGACAAAGTTTTGGTCATCGCGTTCACCAATGGACTCCAATTAGGAAAGTTCCTCTTCTCCATCTACAAGAACAACCCGAAGACAATGGCCAACATGCTATATAAGGCTACGAAGTATAAGAATGCTGAGGACGCCATGATTTTCCAAGGGGGCAAAccaaagaaaagggaaagacaAGACTATCCCCGTCCCGACAGAGGAAGAAAGTCTACCCAAATGAGTGACCGAAAGGACGATAGGAGATCAAGACCTCCTCCCGGAAGGACTATCAACTTCACCCCACTAAATACCCCACTTGACCAAGTCCTCATGCAGATAAAAGACGACGCGGCATTGACTTGGCCAGACAAGCTAAAGGGCAATCCAAATAAAAGGCCTAGAAACAAGTATTACCGTTTCCACCGAGATCATGGGCACGACACTTCCAAATGTTATGACCTAAAGCAGCATATAGAAGTCCTCATCAAGCAAGGAAAATTACTGCAATTTATCAGAGGCAAAGAGAACCCGCCAAGGGACCCCGAACCCAACTGACAAGTCAAAGAACAGCCGAGGGCCCCACTTAGAGAGATAAGGGTGATCATAGGAGGAAATACAATGCCTAGCTCCTCTAAGTAGGCAAGATTATAGTTCTAAAATGGCTGGCTCCTTTAAAATTATAGTTCTAACCGTTATATGTGAAACTACCATTTTACCCTTATATGAATTAAATGCAAGTTGTAAAATAGGGTTAAGTGTGTGcatgggttaggttgggttgggttgggttgggttggaagGGCTTTAAACCCAACCCGACCTTGTTGGGTTGAGAAATTCCCAACCTAACACACATGGGTCGAGTTGATGGGTTttgcatatatattttattccttgtaaaAGTTGggatttcattaattatttaaacactattttcaataaattattacaatctATGTAATATGCTTAATTATATTCCAAATTCCCAAGCTCATCAAAACTAAttctcaaaataccaaaatcaatcaaacaCTATAagggtcatatttttatttatacgCATATCTGAGATCAAAACGCACTTTTTATGCA contains the following coding sequences:
- the LOC115961499 gene encoding UDP-glycosyltransferase 83A1-like → MQNIIFEYYSSRVTHYVKQCNWLLSNSFHELDSLACDLIPGIKPVGPLLLGNQLSNYVGSFWPQNSTCLCWLDKQPVGLVIYVAFGSLAIFRQQQFDELVLGLELIGKPFLWVVGSDITDGALAEFLLVFRTRLNDRGMIVEWAPQEKVLDHPSIACFLSLCGWNSTLEGISIGVRFLCWPFFIDQLHNRCYICDVWMIGLGLTPDENGFITRNEIKTKIETLLSDDGIKTNALKLKKMAKTSVTEGGSSFKNFESFIEQLKH
- the LOC115961500 gene encoding uncharacterized protein LOC115961500, which translates into the protein MHMAQDMQMMKDKMDMMMNTMRGQVSTNLNKLVQQTDSPFIAQVTSFPLPTKFRMLQVEAYNGSQDPLDHLESFKTLMHLQRIPDKIMCRAFATTLKGPARVWFSKLTPNTVSTFKELSGHFVTHFIEGKRYKRSSKNLLNIKQWEDESLRSYVTRFNKEALLIDKTDDKVLVIAFTNGLQLGKFLFSIYKNNPKTMANMLYKATKYKNAEDAMIFQGGKPKKRERQDYPRPDRGRKSTQMSDRKDDRRSRPPPGRTINFTPLNTPLDQVLMQIKDDAALTWPDKLKGNPNKRPRNKYYRFHRDHGHDTSKCYDLKQHIEVLIKQGKLLQFIRGKENPPRDPEPN